One window of Ziziphus jujuba cultivar Dongzao chromosome 5, ASM3175591v1 genomic DNA carries:
- the LOC125422922 gene encoding uncharacterized protein At2g29880-like: MGDSQQKGKTAYNTWISQQSNMLLELIVDVANCGWRDSNGVFSKLTVENKILPKLNEALGCNKNYTQYQSRLKWFKTRYQTFSQLMHLNSGFGWDPAIQRFIATDEIWNNYFKKYLRTDIFADFEDLKIVVGNRTAIGKNSIGLEDDIDARIYGQDESTHVKIDDYVYDEINEIYVQTQLNPSYQAPSPRHNKPSMLEFDANLEARMENIVQRK, translated from the exons ATGGGAGATTCACAACAAAAAGGTAAAACTGCATATAACACATGGATCTCACAACAAAGTAATATGTTGTTGGAATTGATTGTTGATGTTGCTAATTGTGGATGGCGTGACAGTAATGGTGTATTTAGCAAACTAACTGTGGAAAACAAGATACTTCCTAAACTTAATGAAGCACTTGGGTGTAATAAGAATTATACTCAGTATCAGAGTCGATTGAAATGGTTTAAAACGCGTTATCAAACATTTTCTCAACTTATGCATTTGAACTCTGGTTTTGGATGGGATCCAGCCATACAAAGATTCATTGCTACAGATGAAATATGGAATAATTACTTTAAG AAATACCTTCGAACAGACATTTTTGCTGACTTTGAGGATTTGAAAATTGTTGTTGGGAATAGAACTGCTATTGGAAAAAACTCTATTGGATTAGAAGATGATATAGATGCTAGAATTTATGGACAAGATGAAAGTACACATGTTAAGATAGATGACTATGTATATGATGAGATTAACGAGATATATGTGCAAACTCAACTCAATCCATCATACCAAGCACCTTCACCTAGACATAATAAACCATCAATGTTAGAGTTCGATGCAAATTTAGAAGCTCGCatggaaaatattgttcaaAGAAAATGA
- the LOC107436000 gene encoding E3 ubiquitin-protein ligase RZF1 isoform X1, protein MSLSPTRLGNNGGSGSGTGTYQLYWCYQCRRAVRLAPNTNPSEILCPRCFGHFLCEMDAERPSRIVDFTDYDLSPGARLLEALTLMLDPRIRRGLFGDPETEQETTSPLFRRRQTQEGADARDPEAQIFRGAPPRWRRRQRRNRSFDGTNWVRETTMEENENQPGAWILLRPLDPSNPFSPIFSRENPRTPGVDPRNYFLGQRLDELIEELTQNDRPGPPPAPESAIGKIPTVKIIEAHLKNDSPHCPVCMEEFKVGGEAKELPCKHIYHYDCIVPWLRLHNSCPVCRHELSVSEDDAGEDLLESESSNDGGGGGRRNRRCPRWHQRLGSFWPFRSRYRQLNPHSHPDSTPSRPGPDFILLFLASLLGGLLWRLILPIYH, encoded by the exons ATGTCTTTAAGCCCAACTCGTCTCGGCAACAATGGCGGCAGCGGCAGCGGCACCGGAACCTACCAGCTTTACTGGTGCTACCAGTGCCGTAGAGCGGTCAGATTAGCCCCTAACACCAACCCTTCCGAGATCCTTTGCCCTCGTTGCTTCGGCCATTTCCTCTGCGAAATGGATGCAGAAAGGCCCAGTAGGATTGTCGATTTCACCGATTACGATCTCTCTCCGGGAGCTCGATTACTCGAAGCGCTGACCCTAATGCTTGATCCTCGGATAAGGAGAGGCTTATTTGGAGATCCGGAGACGGAACAGGAAACAACCAGTCCGTTGTTCCGGAGGCGACAAACCCAAGAAGGTGCAGATGCTCGGGATCCAGAAGCTCAAATATTTCGAGGAGCACCTCCGCGGTGGAGAAGGCGGCAGCGGCGAAACCGGAGCTTCGACGGGACGAATTGGGTCCGGGAAACCACCatggaagaaaatgaaaaccaacctgGGGCGTGGATTCTACTAAGACCCCTGGATCCTTCTAACCCTTTCTCGCCCATTTTCAGTCGGGAAAATCCCCGAACACCTGGTGTGGATCCCAGAAACTACTTTTTGGGACAGCGTTTGGATGAACTGATCGAGGAACTGACCCAGAACGACAGACCGGGACCGCCTCCGGCACCGGAATCGGCAATTGGTAAGATTCCAACGGTGAAAATCATTGAGGCGCATCTGAAAAATGACTCGCCGCATTGTCCGGTTTGCATGGAGGAGTTCAAGGTGGGTGGTGAGGCAAAAGAATTGCCATGCAAACACATATACCATTATGACTGTATTGTTCCTTGGCTGCGACTTCACAATTCTTGCCCTGTCTGTCGGCACGAGTTGTCGGTGTCGGAAGACGATGCCGGGGAAGATTTGTTGGAATCGGAGTCTTCCAATGACGGTGGTGGTGGAGGAAGAAGGAATCGCCGGTGCCCCAGGTGGCATCAGCGGTTGGGCTCTTTCTGGCCCTTCCGATCAAGGTATCGCCAGCTTAATCCACATTCGCACCCTGATTCCACTCCTTCTCGACCTGGACCTG ATTTTATACTACTATTTCTGGCCTCACTCTTGGGAGGGTTACTGTGGAGATTGATCTTACCGATTTATCATTGA
- the LOC107436000 gene encoding E3 ubiquitin-protein ligase RZF1 isoform X2, producing MSLSPTRLGNNGGSGSGTGTYQLYWCYQCRRAVRLAPNTNPSEILCPRCFGHFLCEMDAERPSRIVDFTDYDLSPGARLLEALTLMLDPRIRRGLFGDPETEQETTSPLFRRRQTQEGADARDPEAQIFRGAPPRWRRRQRRNRSFDGTNWVRETTMEENENQPGAWILLRPLDPSNPFSPIFSRENPRTPGVDPRNYFLGQRLDELIEELTQNDRPGPPPAPESAIGKIPTVKIIEAHLKNDSPHCPVCMEEFKVGGEAKELPCKHIYHYDCIVPWLRLHNSCPVCRHELSVSEDDAGEDLLESESSNDGGGGGRRNRRCPRWHQRLGSFWPFRSRYRQLNPHSHPDSTPSRPGPGV from the exons ATGTCTTTAAGCCCAACTCGTCTCGGCAACAATGGCGGCAGCGGCAGCGGCACCGGAACCTACCAGCTTTACTGGTGCTACCAGTGCCGTAGAGCGGTCAGATTAGCCCCTAACACCAACCCTTCCGAGATCCTTTGCCCTCGTTGCTTCGGCCATTTCCTCTGCGAAATGGATGCAGAAAGGCCCAGTAGGATTGTCGATTTCACCGATTACGATCTCTCTCCGGGAGCTCGATTACTCGAAGCGCTGACCCTAATGCTTGATCCTCGGATAAGGAGAGGCTTATTTGGAGATCCGGAGACGGAACAGGAAACAACCAGTCCGTTGTTCCGGAGGCGACAAACCCAAGAAGGTGCAGATGCTCGGGATCCAGAAGCTCAAATATTTCGAGGAGCACCTCCGCGGTGGAGAAGGCGGCAGCGGCGAAACCGGAGCTTCGACGGGACGAATTGGGTCCGGGAAACCACCatggaagaaaatgaaaaccaacctgGGGCGTGGATTCTACTAAGACCCCTGGATCCTTCTAACCCTTTCTCGCCCATTTTCAGTCGGGAAAATCCCCGAACACCTGGTGTGGATCCCAGAAACTACTTTTTGGGACAGCGTTTGGATGAACTGATCGAGGAACTGACCCAGAACGACAGACCGGGACCGCCTCCGGCACCGGAATCGGCAATTGGTAAGATTCCAACGGTGAAAATCATTGAGGCGCATCTGAAAAATGACTCGCCGCATTGTCCGGTTTGCATGGAGGAGTTCAAGGTGGGTGGTGAGGCAAAAGAATTGCCATGCAAACACATATACCATTATGACTGTATTGTTCCTTGGCTGCGACTTCACAATTCTTGCCCTGTCTGTCGGCACGAGTTGTCGGTGTCGGAAGACGATGCCGGGGAAGATTTGTTGGAATCGGAGTCTTCCAATGACGGTGGTGGTGGAGGAAGAAGGAATCGCCGGTGCCCCAGGTGGCATCAGCGGTTGGGCTCTTTCTGGCCCTTCCGATCAAGGTATCGCCAGCTTAATCCACATTCGCACCCTGATTCCACTCCTTCTCGACCTGGACCTG GAGTGTAG
- the LOC107403246 gene encoding uncharacterized protein LOC107403246, with translation MGFSKEQLLARLQELQIDYSQHEHPVVLTVEAQAKYVGDLGGGLSKNLFLKDKKNRLYIVSALVNTKVDLKVLSTRLGLGKGGLRMAPEEALGEVLQVPLGCVTPFALVNESARHVALLLDQGFKSQEYCFFHPLSNDMSISLNVSGLDKFLKSVGRDPTYVDLEASPSVGKDQPPDLAALVPTSSTVFSDPSENATSTNCSVSSSGANTAKVTANPSKPSSSVKNAKDKAVKSANPSASTTNVEAFVESILDKTSQLLLKEITEETIKEHGGQLGTVVSNIIRSRLSSDLNSTTMTFKNTAYTEGFHAGIHSSPRQSF, from the exons ATGGGTTTTTCCAAGGAACAGTTGTTAGCTCGTTTGCAG GAGCTTCAAATTGATTATTCCCAGCATGAGCATCCTGTGGTTTTGACTGTTGAAGCACAG GCAAAATATGTTGGAGATTTGGGGGGTGGACTTAGTAAAAACTTATTCTTAAag GACAAGAAAAATAGGTTATATATTGTTTCCGCTTTAGTGAATACGAAAGTAGATTTGAAAG TTCTATCAACAAGACTGGGATTGGGAAAAGGAGGTTTGAGAATGGCTCCTGAAGAAGCATTGGGAGAAGTACTTCAG GTGCCACTGGGTTGCGTCACACCATTTGCTTTGGTGAATGAATCAGCTAG aCACGTCGCTCTGTTGTTGGATCAAGGGTTTAAAAGTCAGGAATACTGCTTCTTTCACCCACTATCAAATGATATGTCAATCT CTCTCAATGTCTCTGGTCTTGACAAGTTTCTTAAATCTGTTGGGAGAGACCCCACATATGTAGACTTGGAG GCTAGCCCTTCAGTAGGAAAAGACCAACCTCCTGATCTTGCTGCTCTTGTCCCAACGAGTAGCACAGTTTTCTCTGATCCTTCAGAAAATGCAACATCAACAAACTGCTCTGTGTCCTCTTCTGGTGCCAACACCGCTAAAGTCACTG CGAATCCATCAAAGCCATCCTCTAGTGTGAAAAATGCCAAGGATAAAGCAGTCAAAAGTGCAAATCCATCTGCCTCTACAACAAATGTTGAGGCATTTGTGGAATCAATACTGGATAAAACATCTCAGCTGTTGCTTAAAGAG ATAACTGAAGAGACTATCAAGGAACATGGAGGACAGCTGGGAACTGTAGTATCTAATATTATCAGAAGCCGTCTTAGCTCGGATTTGAACAGCACCACT ATGACATTCAAGAACACTGCATATACAGAAGGATTTCATGCTGGCATTCACTCTTCTCCCAGGCAAAGTTTTTGA
- the LOC107435998 gene encoding peroxidase 3: MKLHILLSICTVLGILGFCQGGNLRKNFYREKCPNAEQIIQQATWNHVKTNPTLPAKFLRMHFHDCFVRGCDASVLLNSTANSTAEKAATPNLTLTGFDVIDDIKEKVEDACPGVVSCADVLALAARDSVSFQFKKSMWEVLTGRRDGKVSSMTEALRNIPSPFMNFTQLKQNFAAKNLTLHDLVVLSGGHTIGISHCNGFGPRVFNFTGKGDQDPSLDPNYAKFLKTKCNGPTDTKSFVELDPNSSLNFDTNYYSILLQHKGLLLSDAALITNKGSTKIVKELVETEDFFTEFAQSMKRMGAIEVLTGTDGEIRKHCWAVNS; this comes from the exons ATGAAGCTTCACATTCTCTTATCGATATGCACAGTTCTTGGCATTCTAGGTTTTTGTCAAGGAGGAAACCTTAGAAAAAATTTCTACAGAGAAAAATGTCCCAATGCGGAGCAGATTATTCAGCAAGCCACTTGGAACCATGTCAAAACCAATCCCACCTTGCCAGCAAAATTTTTGAGGATGCATTTCCATGACTGTTTTGTTAGG GGTTGCGATGCATCGGTTTTATTGAACTCAACAGCAAATAGTACTGCAGAAAAGGCAGCAACTCCAAACCTAACTCTGACAGGTTTCGACGTCATTGATGACATCAAAGAAAAAGTTGAGGATGCTTGTCCGGGAGTTGTATCATGTGCTGACGTTCTGGCTCTCGCCGCTAGAGATTCTGTCTCTTTCCAA TTTAAGAAATCCATGTGGGAAGTGCTAACTGGTAGAAGAGATGGCAAAGTGTCTTCAATGACAGAGGCCTTGCGCAACATTCCTTCACCCTTCATGAACTTCACTCAACTCAAACAAAATTTCGCCGCTAAAAATCTCACCCTCCACGACCTTGTGGTGTTATCAG GTGGACATACAATTGGAATAAGCCACTGCAATGGCTTCGGCCCCAGGGTGTTCAACTTCACTGGAAAAGGAGATCAAGACCCTTCTTTGGACCCAAATTATGCTAAATTCTTGAAAACCAAATGCAATGGCCCAACTGACACAAAATCATTTGTCGAATTGGATCCCAATAGCTCCCTAAATTTCGACACCAATTACTATTCGATCCTTCTGCAGCATAAGGGTCTGTTACTATCCGATGCTGCCCTTATAACAAACAAAGGTTCAACCAAGATTGTCAAAGAGTTGGTAGAGACTGAAGATTTCTTCACAGAGTTTGCACAGTCAATGAAGAGAATGGGAGCCATTGAGGTCCTCACTGGCACAGATGGTGAGATTAGGAAGCATTGCTGGGCTGTTAATTCGTAA
- the LOC107406029 gene encoding ethylene-responsive transcription factor ERF014 has product MVKTTTEQKKIQKEAPKAMSSSSSSGSNNNKKKYKGVRMRSWGSYVSEIRAPNQKTRIWLGSYSTPEAAARAYDAALLCLKGSSANLNFPISPSSFHHIPPQDTILSPKYIQRVAAAAANSFIDNNAPSTATSAPSSPPQPHSSSFSASSSSSSLVSSPSLSSSSPSDQLDDDVSLIGTYMRGITYDDHHDQQGNIELMAMMESWYNFDNLQSPKYVDQMLNGALFGPSLIDDLYEESDISLWSFC; this is encoded by the coding sequence ATGGTGAAGACAACCACAGAGCAGAAGAAGATCCAGAAAGAAGCACCGAAGGCaatgtcatcatcatcatcatcaggaagcaataacaacaaaaagaagTACAAGGGAGTGAGGATGAGAAGCTGGGGTTCATATGTATCAGAGATAAGGGCACCTAATCAAAAAACAAGAATATGGTTAGGCTCTTATTCTACACCTGAAGCAGCTGCAAGGGCTTATGATGCAGCACTTCTGTGCCTCAAGGGCTCTTCTGCAAATCTCAATTTCCCAATCAGTCCTTCCTCGTTTCATCATATTCCTCCTCAGGACACCATTTTGTCTCCCAAGTACATCCAGAGAGTAGCTGCTGCTGCCGCCAATAGTTTTATTGACAATAATGCCCCAAGCACTGCCACTAGTGCACCATCTTCTCCTCCTCAGCCTCATTCTTCTTCCTTTTccgcatcatcatcatcatcatctttggTTTCATCCCCATCTTTGTCCTCATCATCACCGTCTGATCAACTTGACGACGACGTTTCGTTGATTGGGACCTACATGCGTGGTATTACCTATGATGATCATCATGACCAACAAGGAAATATTGAACTAATGGCTATGATGGAATCGTGGTACAACTTTGATAACCTACAATCACCCAAGTATGTTGATCAGATGCTGAATGGTGCTCTTTTTGGTCCATCTCTTATAGATGATCTCTATGAAGAAAGCGATATTTCTTTGTGGAGCTTCTGCTGA